gcctcaatgcccaaaatcattgtacatataggtgagtactcacaatcctatggcatgccaactatattcaaTGGTTTCAAAATCACAAGAACAAAATATCTAAAAACAAACACATAAAACTTACCGATTATCCACGCACTATCATTGCATGTTAGCATCTTTTCCAAAACACTATCACtgtcatataacatatatatcatGTATGCATTTGCACCTTTCACAACAGTTACCATATCCACATATCACACACTTGATCTTCTCATCACCATGCACAAGTTCATAATCATATAGGCACGAAACcacaaagaaaatataattaaaagaatatttacactcaaaatttagagtaggggtttaggctactattAAATTCCTAAATGAAAAATGACTCGTGTCTACGAGCAgtgattccaaacactcaccccTATGCTTTCACCGAGAAgtcgaaagctcaaactagctcTTCCTTTAACTTGTAGAAGGCTCCAATAAATCTGAGGCTTTACACACAATAACCATACAAATTTCTCAATCAGATAGTAGCCAAGGACTCACTTAAACCAACTAAAACATCAACCTATtctaagttctcatgtaaccAAAATTTAGCATAACAAACTTAGAATGCTCATAACTCGGTCTACGCTTAAACTTTTTGCCTAAAATGAATTTCGTTCATCTAATTAACATCTACGCCTAATATTCAACCATTAGACCATTGAAAAATACCAAATTCACGGTATCAAAACTTTTCGACATCTTTTTggcaattttcacaaaattcattaaaacgtAAGAAATCATTAACAgaacttcaaagtaagtttagaaaccttctactCATGACAAAAtgagttgaaaaacacttcgaaaccacatttttactcaaaatcccaaaatccaccattaatatcccaatttttggcttttatttaaaacttgcaatttaatggctaatactttaattttaaggaCTAGATATCATGAAAAACTCATAAGAATTCGAAACATTACCTTAGATGAAAATCAAACTTTTGAAACAAACTCAAAAAACCGACGTTTGGAGAATATAATGAAATCTATAAAGTCTTGGGTGTTTTTAAAGCGATTCTGTGAGTGTTTAAGGCGAGAAATCAAAAGCTTAtagttttgaaatcaaaatcaagtggTTTAGTGTTGGGAGAATGAGGGATGACAACAAGATAGAGGAAAGGATGAAACTAATGTGAATCTGCTATTGGGGAAAGAAATAGgctagaattttaaaatctaggCTACTTGCCTCTTAAAAACTCCTAGTTTTGccccttttacaaattagtccctaggcccAAACTGAAAgacttttaaaacttattttcaaaaattgatttaaaagatAAGATTCTATAGAcgaatataattttgatttactATGCTACTAAATTTTGAgcactctaaggctaaaattcctaaaatacccttaaaactcATAGGCCCTATTTTTAGGTGTTACAATTCCCCTCTCTAAAAAGAAGTTTGTCCTTGAAATTacctaaactaaaaaaataaagatattacTACCACATTGTCTCTTCAGCATCTCAAGTAGGCTCTTCAGTTTTGTGGTTGCACCACAAAACTTTATCCAACGGAACACTCTTTTACACAAGACCTGCTCTTCACGAGCTAGAATTTCAATTGGTTGCTCTTCATAAGTAAGATTATCTCAAACTTCAATTTCCTCAATTGGAACTATATGCGATGTATCTGAAAGATACTTCCTTAACTTCGACACATGAAAAGCATGATGAATTCGCTCAAGTTCTAACAGTAACTTAAGACGATAAGCTATCGAAGCAACCCTCTCAACAACTTCATAAGGTCCAATATATCATGGACTTAACTTGCCCTTTCTGTCAAACTTCAAAACttcttccaaggtgaaactTTCAAGAACACCTTATCACCAACTTGAAACTCAACATCTCTTCATTTCAAATCTGTATAGGATTTCTGCCTATTAGACACTGTTTTCAGCCGATCACAAATCAactttactttttcttcagtctcaTGAACTAAATCCGATTCAATAACTCGCTTTTCATCCAATTTTGTCAAACACAAAGGAGTTCTACACTTCCTACCATACAATGCTTTAAATGGTGCCGTACGAATACTTGCTTGAAAACTATTGTTGTAAGCGAACTTTGCCAACGACAAATATCGCTCCCAACTACCACTAAAATCAATCACACAGCTTCACAACATATCTTCTAAAACTTGAATTACCCTTTCAGACTAACCATCTATTTGGGGATGATAAGCTGTACTAAAACTAAGCTTCGATCCCAAAGCTTCTTGCAAACTCTTTTAAACCCTCGAAGTAAACCGTAGATCTCTAtaagaaataatcaaatttggaACCCTATGAAAATGAACAATCTCAGTAATATACAACTCCGCTAACCTATGCAAAGAATAATTAGTACGCACAGCTAAGAAATGCACACTTTCATAAATTGATCCACTATAACCCAAATCGAATCCTTCTTTGATGGAGTCAAAGGCAAACccgaaacaaaatccatagtcaTCATTTCCCACTTGCATTCAGGAACTGCAATCGGTTGCAACAAACCTGAAGGAaactgatgttcagctttcATGTTTTGAGAAACCAAACATTGAGTCACAAAATCCGTAACTTCACGCTTCAACCCGGGCCACCAATAAACCTCTCTAAGATCATGATACATCTTACCACTGCCAGGATGCATAGCGTAAAGGCTACTATGCACATCGAGAAGAATCGCTTGCCTGAAATCTACATTATGCGATACACACAACCTACCTCACAAATTCAAGATGTCATTACTATCAACATCAAAATCTCCCTTAACATATTGCTTAACCTGTCGAATCCTCTTTAATAACTCTCCATCTAAAGAATGCTTCTCTTTAATTTGTTGCAACAAAGTTGCCCTCACTTGAAGTTTAGTTAACAAACAACCATCACTACCCAAACTTAAATGTGCAAACATAGCTCTCAATTCTGACATcgactttctactcaaagtaTTAACAACTACATTTGCTTTACCAGGATGATTAATGGCTGGATTATAATCCTACTGCTGATTATCACATCATTACCACATGATTCAATGCATCTTCGATCCATTTGGTACCGCTTAGCCAatcattatttttcatcttGGAATCAGTTTCTAAAATATCGACACCTCTCCAAAAATCAATACCAACTTGACATTCTGGTTCTCAAACATTTTAGCCAAGTATCAATCCAATATCGATACTCTTCATATGGTATCGATAAAAGTTTATTGGTATACTGGCTCCAAAAGTCAttaaattttgcattaaatactaaaaatatcgATATTTTGTTAGCAAGTATTGATACTTGTGGTTGCAGATAAATTAAATACACTGATTATTTCATCTCTAACGGCTCTATTCATTTATCCAACACTTTGACCTTTTGAggatttatttttagtttgctATTTGTATTCACTCTTTGAGAGAGTTGTGTCtttaaggtttgggtagaaaccttaaAAGGAGTTTGTAAAGTTAAACATTATCCTCAAAGGCtctcaaattagtgaatttgggaaaatcattagttgtggaaagctaaggtagtaaAATAGGCAATTAGGGCCAAAccacaaatttttaaaaggttaattcaCCCCCTCTTAACAATTTCAAATTGATTAATCGAGctaacaattttgaatttttatgaatttttataaattttataaatactgataaatattataaattattataatttttataggttttagtaatttgtttataatttgtataagttaaaaagtttgaaataattttaatatatcttattttattgtttctataaatattgaaaatatttggtacattatGAGTAGAGTTTTTAGACTCCATAAGTAAACTTAAGAGGTTGACAAATTATCCAcgagtatagtaaaatattaaaagatatatatttacaaaagagacatatgtcaaatttttaaggttatttgtggaataaaaaatatattgtcaATGTacacattttaatataatataatattttatattttaagagaaaataaaagattaaatcaaaagttatcagttaattaattttaacgataaaaatggttaaatacaGAAAAGGCTAAATGATAAGTTTAAATGATTCTTTTTCCTAACAGCGAAGTCAATTGGTTGCAAATTAAGGCGCGGTATTTTCTTAGTAagcttataaatattaaatgaatggAAAGTGAAACCAGTTATATAGGTTTAGTGAGAGTTTATAACGAAAAAAAGTACTGGTATCCAATTGAGACCAGAAGCATTgagataaagaaagaaagaagaaaaatgatggCAACAGCAGCAGCGGCAGCAAATCTTCCTTGTTTACCTCAAACTTGGAAGGCCAATAATCCCAAAGGCCGTCACAAAGTAATTACATGGGAAAGGAAAACCAAATCTCCATCACTTACTGCATGCTATTGCTCTCTTTCTGAGACTTCCCCTCTTTTCCGAGCAGCCAAGCACACTGTAGGCTTTTCTGTCCACATTACTTTATATCATCACTTATTAGTCCCAAAGTTTGtgtattttcttcttttgtttacTGCTAATTTTAATGCTATCGGTAGCTAGATTGATACATATATCAAAAGTGGCATGGTTATTGGACTCGGGTCTGGTCAAGCTTCAGCCATGGCCATTAAGTATTTGGGTCACCAAATTCGTGCAGGTGCTTTCAAACACATACTGGGTATACCTACGTGAGttttccttttctctctttcattttatttttctcaaatttttctttcttgtttctcATATGAATTCTCTCACCTTTCATTTAACCAAACACATACTTGGAatgactatatatatataatgtatttaggaattcaattctttttgttgatttattcttttttagaTGACCTTTGAGTAAAATGTTCATGACTGCATTTGCAAGTTCTAGCTGGAGAAATCAATATTGGCcaactttttttcccttttgacTTCTCCACAAATAGTCCATCCTTTGATTTTTACTATTACTTAGGAGGCAGTAATTAATTTACGTTCTAAAAAGGCtattcttttctgttttttttttgttttttttttcatttggtgATTCTCTATGTTTATGTTGCACATGGCCTGGACAAGTAATGTCGTCTCATtgtcaattaatttaattcctttttttgCTAGCTTGCTTCTCTATTTTTGCCGtcttctttgttattttataatctcTGTAAGTTGATCTGGATTTTTGCAGGTCTGTAGTAAGTGCAAGTGAAGCAGCAAAGGCTGGAATTCCATTAGGAGAGCTTGGAAACAGTTCTCAAGTTGGTCCTAACTCTACTCCACCCTTAAATTTCCCTTAATTAAGTTTTGACTGCTGCATTTTTAGTTCTAGGagaatgttttaatttgttgaacCATCAAATATCCTTGCTCTAAAATTTTGTTGTGAACTTATTAAGTAAAATCAGCACTAGTCTGCAAACCTTGTTCTTTGTTGTTGGGTCACTAGGCATTTACAAGTTCcaacacaccaacaaatttcCATAACTTTTTTccataacttttataattttttccataacttttataattttgtctCTTTGTCTTCCGACTTTCATGGGTCTGAATTCAAAATTAGCAAGATATGCTTCAAgattcaaactttttttatgGTAAGATGTAGGATCGCTTTTTGCAGATTGATTTTGCATTTGATGATGTTGACATAATAGAGGAAAGGACATTAATTTCTGTCATCGGATGCCAGAGACTGCAAGGTGAGGAGTCCATAATCCAAGAGAAGGTGAGTTAGTTTTGTTATCTGTCCTATTTCAATGGCTCTCTAGGCGGAGCCCCAGCTTGGAAACTTACCAGAAGACATACAAGTTATTCATGGTATTTCATAACATTATTGTTCTGACTTTATACAATCTAAAATTAGTTCAAACTCTGGTTTAGTTACTTTATTGTGAAGCTCTTACTGCTAACTTTCACTTGCAGCTGGTGCTAAGCATGGCTGATCAACTTGTATTCATGGTTACAAAAAATCAGTATAAACGTGGTCTAGAGGGTTCTGTTCCAGTTGTAATTGAATCAGTAAGAAGCTAAATCAACCTGCTCACTACTGTAGTAAATATATGAAACAACTGTAAtgaacaaaagaataaaataaatagatgaaCTAATTAatctttgtatattttttagCTCAATTGGCTGGAAACTGCTGAAGAGATTGATGACCTATTTTTAGGTGATGCAGAGGTATGATATGTATTTGTATGCATGcctgtgtgtgtgtgtatgtatgtaatatcattttgaaaatattttagagaAGTTTTAAGACTTTTTGACTTTTATGAGCCAAACCTATGTTAGGAAAGGCCATTAATGATGTGGTTTAGGAGAAAATAGCAATAAATCAATAGAATTAGGGCTATAAAATGAGGTAGAAACAAGTTGGAACTCTAGAAAGTTATAAAGAATCTCCGGTCTTTCTTTATTAATTCAAAGATGATAAGAAGAATAATAATGACTATGAAGCCTACtacttatttatataggttttCTCTCTTACAAGTAAAGTTATTAATTGCAAATAAAGTTTCATTCCTAGTCTTGGTTTAAACCCTAAAGATAACTAATAGCCCTAGTCATCTATAAAATATCTAATACTTCActgaataaatttgaaataataaaaaaatatattataatatatctaAAAGCTCTTGCTTCATTCTCTCTGACTTGGATTCTTATTTGTTATTCTTGTCTTTTTCTCATCCATATGCAGCTCCGCATTACAAAATTTTAGTTCATTTCGGTCCTTATGCAATGGCTTATTAACTGTTACAACCTTGTTCCCTTTTGCATTGTCCTCTAACCTAGCCTAAAGAGCAGTGTCCTTTCCTTGTCATCATGAACTAATTCCATCAAGGTCGAACATATTTTCCATTAATTCTTCTGTTTCCTCAAGGCACTTTTAAGACACTCCAATTCTTGTATTTTTAACCCTTGCTATTGGTTCTCCTGCAGTTCTCCCAACAATTGATTAGTAAATCTTTTGAGATTCTTCAACAGCCTTTGAATAATCCTGCATATGTTTCTCATACATTTCTAGACTAGGGGGGCTTAAAATTGTTAGAAACATGTCCATTTACAGAGCCATTAGCAACAGACTGAGATTTCGATTCACGATGTAACATGAAATCATTATATCCGTTTGAAGAGCAATACaaatttcttccctttttttgtttcaaattggaaTAGGTGAAGAACGCCAGCAACTCTCATCTTTAAAAATACAGTAGTGTTGTTGTGTTATGACCATGAGTATGAGATCGAGTTACTGGGTGATTAATTggaaaatcaaattcaacaGAAGGGTCTTTGCCCTTGtttcaattttgagttttgCCTATGGTGAAGGAACTCTAAGGGAGTTTCCTACCTTATCTTACATGCAGACTGTTTTCCGCATTCTGTGCTATCTAAAGTTTGCACCAGGAAAAGCTGTCCTTTTCTCTAAACATGGTCATCTTCAGATAGAAGCCTTTACAGATGCAGATTGGGCAAGTTCTCTGGATGATAGGAGGTCTACATCTAGGTATTGCACTCTTGTGGGAGGAAACCTGTTCACTTGGAGGAGAAAGAAATAAGTGTGGTTGCTAGATTAAATGCAGAGGCAGAATATAAAGCCATGGCTTAGGGAGTTTGTGAGCTTTTATGGTTACAGAAATTACTGGAGGAACTAAAATTATCAGAAGAAAGCAAATTATCTTTGTATTGTGATAATAAAGCTTCCATTAGTATTGCTCAGACTCTGGTTCAACATGATTGAACTAAACACATCGAAATCAATCGATACATTATCAAAGAAAAGTTGATTATTGGAGCTCTAAAACTAATCCATGTGACATCGAACAGTCAATTAGCTAACATCTTCACTATAGAACTAAACGACAGAATTTATCATAATTTGGTTTGCAAGTTGGGCATATGTAATATCTATGCACCAACTTGAGGGGGAGTGTTAACTGTTGACTAATTGTATAGCTGTTAACCAATTGTAAAGCAGTTTTTAgagattattatttgatagcTGATAGTTGGGGATTGTAGAATTATTTAGttgctttttccttttttcttgtaTGTGTATAAAAAGATTGTAATTCTCCACATTGTTGGATatcagaaaattaaaaatttcttcgCCAAACCTCCTTTTTCGCTTCTTATTCCgtttttaacaatttcaattcTTTAATAAGTTTAGATGgtgattttatttctttccgTAGTTTTCTTGATTGTGCTTTTATTTCAGTTAACTTATTTCCTTTCTATGACAGGTTTAATAAGACTGATCCTTATTTAAAGGAACCTTAagcaaaatttctaaaaaaaaacccctaaagAGATCTAGGTTTCTCTCTAATGGGTTCTAAGATTTTAGTCTCCTTTTGATGAGTTgaattaaatattcatataGGTTAGCTCTTTGCAAGTATGAACTACTGAGTTATACATGAAGTTTATGCAACTCAGCTCCTTCCATGCTTTGCTTTGTACTTGAtgcaatttagttatttattttctttttccaaaaagaatttttaGGTTATTCAGACGTAACCTCTCTATAGGCGCACACAAAGACAAACATATACTgatagatatatattttttgttgacGGCATTCCGGGGAAGTGTTATTCTTTTTTACCATCATGCGGCTTAGGCCTTTATAAGTACAAACTACCCGATTTTTCTTCGTTTGGGTAGTTTATACAACTCATCCCCTACCATGTCTTGCTTTGTACTTAATTCGGTTGCCTAATTTTCTTTGGCTAGAAGAAGAATAATTATAAGAATAGTTGCAACTGTTGCGAAGGATGTGGAAGCATgtccaataaatttaaatattcttgGAACCTTTTTATATTGCtcaatatttttctcttttgtgtCAAAAAGAGTGGGAAGAAAGAACAATTTACTTGCTTGTCAAGCTAGTGCAGATCATTAAAGGATTATCTGATACATTTATGGAATACATTTTGATGGATGGGCTATAGCATAAGCATAAGCATTGGCTCCCAAGTCTTTCATATTTTCCGTTGCTTGTAATAGAAGTTTTTCTCTCATTAGAATGTCAAAACTTTGAGAGAACAGTTGCAATACAAGAATAGGTATACAATAAAGATGTTTCATCAGCAGAGCATTCTAGATTCTAAATCACAAGCCAATTAACTTTCTTATTTCCTTTCCCCAGTGGACCATTAGAAGCTAGCTTAGCGTTTTTGGTTTTGTAGTTATAGTTGTAATTCAAATGCAGAATGTGCATACAGAGATATTCTTTTGGGAAATTTGTATTAGAGTGAGTTTAAAGTCATTTTCCTACTTTAATGATTTGTGAAGGTATGGAGGAGACCATCTATAGGTCATGCAGATCCACTTGGGGGTGACTTTCCATTAGTCACTAGCGAAGGTCATAATATTCTGGATGTCATCTTTACATCTCCAATAGCCAGTCTTGGTAAGTAGAGAAATGAgtagtgttttttattttgcaagctatatttggttttaatttctGTTGCAACCTACAGCTGAAGTTGCTGAAAGCCTTGAAAAAGTTGATGGTGTTGTAGAACATGGAGTCGTCTCCAAATTCCCGTGAGTTCCATGTTTCCCTTTTGAACTTTTTGGTTATATCGCATGCATAAGAAAGTCAATTTTGATTGACAAAACAACATATTTAATCCAAATGCAAATAGATATTTGACAGATTAGCCTTTCATATGTTTAATCTCTTCCAACTGATATGATGTTACAGATGCAAAGCAATTGTTGCTTCTGAAAGTGGATTGTCAATTGTTGACAATATTCCAACAAATGCAGTTGGGGGAGTTTAATCAAAACCAATTCAATTGTTTGCTTGCTGCTTAAGAATATAAACTAGCTCTTCTTTGGAGTAACTCTTTCTTACATGTTGGCTGGCTTCTGTTtgattgtattaattattttgtttttttgaaagtgatagtattaattatttaataatataaaagtagGGACATTTCTTAAGATACTGAATATTGGATATGGTATAAAGGTGTTCTTTTTTAATGAGAGAATCAATATCTCTAGCTGttgatgaaatattaatattgttatgaTACTCACTATTATCGACCCATAATCTAATTGGGCTTGGGTCGGGTTCTACACAGTTCACACTTCAAGCTCACGTGACACTATAAGTTCGCACATGGGACTGCACGATGTGGGTTCGCATGTCGTCACACAAGCGAACCCCCATTATATAAGTACGTGTTAGACCTAGAGTAGGGTACGTGTCGACATGTATGGAACCTACCTATGACATCACATCTATGAACAGTAACTAtgtcatataaatatatagctTCACCATTTAAAGGACACACTGGAACACtcaatttgtaaagttaaaaGTCTAGGAACTTGCCATGAATGAGTTTgaagtgttttttattttaattgatatattattaaagttGGTAcctaaatataagtattttgttaagtgatttttagtgattttaaagtttagggattaatttgttgaaatggtaaaattcaaTGTAAATTGTGTGAAATGAGGAAAAATACGGGCTGTTTATGAACTTATTAAGAATCGGTTAGCATTGTATTTAGttaaaaatggtgaatttgcaagtttcgaatttagggactaaattgcataaaaggtaaaacattgggggtaattttataaatttctcaTTAATAAGGGATATAAgttgtattaattatattaagttatttgaatggtttaattgaatgaaattattatttatatcaagaaATGAATCAAACggatctaaaccgaggaaaagctaatgtgtcgaaTTCGTCATCGGCTTTGTTTTTACAACTGTATTTGTCGATGTAAGTTcgtatttcattttaaaatattacatttgaatttataaaatttattgatatatttacaTATGTACCAATGAATTGGTGTTTGGAATTGTCTTAATTAAGAAAGGAAAAGTTCGTGATTGAAATACATCATCGTATTATACTAACAAAggaaaaagaccat
This genomic stretch from Gossypium raimondii isolate GPD5lz chromosome 6, ASM2569854v1, whole genome shotgun sequence harbors:
- the LOC105774524 gene encoding probable ribose-5-phosphate isomerase 4, chloroplastic isoform X3, encoding MMATAAAAANLPCLPQTWKANNPKGRHKVITWERKTKSPSLTACYCSLSETSPLFRAAKHTIDTYIKSGMVIGLGSGQASAMAIKYLGHQIRAGAFKHILGIPTSVVSASEAAKAGIPLGELGNSSQDRFLQIDFAFDDVDIIEERTLISVIGCQRLQGEESIIQEKLVLSMADQLVFMVTKNQYKRGLEGSVPVVIESLNWLETAEEIDDLFLGDAETVFRILCYLKFAPGKAVLFSKHGHLQIEAFTDADWASSLDDRRSTSRYCTLVGGNLFTWRRKK
- the LOC105774524 gene encoding probable ribose-5-phosphate isomerase 4, chloroplastic isoform X1 gives rise to the protein MMATAAAAANLPCLPQTWKANNPKGRHKVITWERKTKSPSLTACYCSLSETSPLFRAAKHTIDTYIKSGMVIGLGSGQASAMAIKYLGHQIRAGAFKHILGIPTSVVSASEAAKAGIPLGELGNSSQDRFLQIDFAFDDVDIIEERTLISVIGCQRLQGEESIIQEKLVLSMADQLVFMVTKNQYKRGLEGSVPVVIESLNWLETAEEIDDLFLGDAEVWRRPSIGHADPLGGDFPLVTSEGHNILDVIFTSPIASLAEVAESLEKVDGVVEHGVVSKFPCKAIVASESGLSIVDNIPTNAVGGV
- the LOC105774524 gene encoding probable ribose-5-phosphate isomerase 4, chloroplastic isoform X2, translated to MMATAAAAANLPCLPQTWKANNPKGRHKVITWERKTKSPSLTACYCSLSETSPLFRAAKHTIDTYIKSGMVIGLGSGQASAMAIKYLGHQIRAGAFKHILGIPTSVVSASEAAKAGIPLGELGNSSQIDFAFDDVDIIEERTLISVIGCQRLQGEESIIQEKLVLSMADQLVFMVTKNQYKRGLEGSVPVVIESLNWLETAEEIDDLFLGDAEVWRRPSIGHADPLGGDFPLVTSEGHNILDVIFTSPIASLAEVAESLEKVDGVVEHGVVSKFPCKAIVASESGLSIVDNIPTNAVGGV